Part of the Benincasa hispida cultivar B227 chromosome 11, ASM972705v1, whole genome shotgun sequence genome, tattaaagataaattaatgATAGAGTTTATATATTTGTTAGTGATAAACGTCTATTTCTCACTTGTATTAAGTCTATCAATAGATTAAATATACTAATTTTAAAGTGTTTcgctttcattttctttaaatgatcgtttacataCTTATTTGTTATTGGGTTTACACATTAGACAtaacattaaaaatataaaaacttacCGAACACTTGAAAATTTTAGAGAATCATTAAACACACCTTAATATTTAATACTAAACTTGTTATTCTAAACAAATATAGCACTCCTTAAGATtggttttttttcaattttattttattatatttttagattcaaCCCTCTTCTTGATTGATAATATATATCTTAACCAATTGAGTTATATTTAGGTTGACTTGCTAAATCAAAGACAAGATAACTTTTGATACGAGATACTCGATTCTATTAATTTTTGTCACAATTAAGACGGTTCACAGATAAAGGGAGGGGGAAGggattaaaaaaaagagagaatatttatatttataattaatgcCACAAAAATTTCTAACAATTCTAGAAACTAGAGTGCAGGTTGACTAAGTTGAGACAAAATGAGCAGACAAGAAATAACTAAACACAGACCTCATAAAATGCAGATAATCCataaacatggaaaacatatgAAAATTGTGTCCTGAAGAAGAATAGAAGAGAGGGTACCAGACAAGAAGAAGACTAACATTTCAGTGACAAGAGTGTTCACATTTTGAGCACGTAACGACATCCGTTGATGCTAATAAACATAAGGCAATATTCTCCAGGGGACGAGTTTGGTGTACTCTGCCCAAATGTCTTTATACTTCTCGGCACAACGAGCATCATCTCGTCTCTCTCTCCATATTAGCAGAATGAGAAGATACATGGGATAAAAGTATGGAATTGGGGAGCTGCAAAAATGAAAGGAGATTTCTCTTCATGGGTTTGGCTTTTGCTTTCTTTGGCTACAAAGATATAGGAACCAAAGAATTACCTTATCCCACATGGCAAGCTGAAAGAAAGTGCAAGCAACAAGTCTCCAAGGTAATTACAGTGCCTAGCAATTCCCCTATTCAAGAACAAGTATTAGAAAATCTCCATGTCCGGACAATACCCACACTTCCAAATTTAAGATCTCAATGGGGCTTAGATTTGAAGATCGAATAATTAAGGAGACGTTTGAGGCAAAGACTATcataagactataataaccacctcttgctacaataaatactatttcaaaactctcaattagctacagtaaatactatttcaaaactctcatCTGCTAccgtttttattattttatattcatcatttttttattctttgctacagTGTCTACTaatttcttctcaaactaaaatagtttacacctcaaacacatactattggaacccaaactaaaataatctacaccctaaacacaaactattataacccaactataataacctaggagTATACTGTTTCTCGTTTcctatttcttcttttcatttttgaGAGATGTATTTGTTTGGTAATTGTTTTGTGTTTCTCGCCTTTTCATTTTCAAGAATCCtctttaaaagattttttattattattaaaaaaaatcaatttcttttgattttaagaGCCGTGATAAAAGAAATAGTTACCACTATCAAGCCGtctttctttcttaaaaaatggaaaactgGAAAAATAAATGAGAAACAGAAAAGAGAATATTACCATACAGTGCTGAACAGAAGCTGATCATCCTAATGATTTCTTGGTTTTCTTtcggtttttaaaaaaaacattggtAGAGAAATCAAAGTTTCAACTGATTGGATGTTATGGCCATGGTAACAAGTAAACTAAATAGATGAAAATCTTACCAATAACCAGACGCAAGCAACTTTCCTCCAACAACTTTCGGAGGCTTACCCCATATAAGCGCTTTGTTGTTCTTTTTAAACATGTGTTTCTGCTTGTTAGATCCTCTAAACACAAGATATCTGCCCAAATTAGTacagagaaaactcaaatttagCAAATCTTCAAGCCGAGAGGAGAAAGTGTCAATTATAAGTCATGTCATGGTAACTACCCAATTACAAAGACTAAGCAGTTAGCTATGGTAGCAGCTGTTGTTAGCTCCGCCTTGTTTGTCAAAAGCCACCAACCCtataacaaaaggaaaaaagtcaACCTTTTACAGAAACTCTTTTATAGAAGCCATGTGTTTCAAAGTTTAGGTACATCATTGGACAATTTTCTAGaatactaataaataaataaataaatcactATGCTTACATGTGCATATAGTTTAGCAAGCATATAGCAAAAGAAAAAACGAATTCCGAAAAAGAAACAGAGCTACACTATGTTCTCAAATATAAGTTGAAGAATGAAGACGATGTTTCAGAGTTTTATGGTAGTCAAATGTGCAAGACAATCCGGAATCGTAAGGTTGAGTCTCGATTAGAAATGGGAGAGTTGAGCATCcatttttttacacaaaataaagTCAAAAGTAGCGCAAAAATGATCCTGGCTTCATGCAAAAATTTAGTCATAGAGATGACTTATAAGTTCATGTGCAAAGTTCTTGTGGCGGCAGGAAAAACGGGgggaaagaaaaggaagaaaaaaaaaagagagagctCTTAACTCTTAAGCATTAATGGGTAACTTGGATTTCAACATGAGATgatggaagaagaaaacgaCTTCATTATTTACCTGAATGCTAAATGTAAAAGGTATCCAAACAAGATCCCCAAATACCAGCATGAACCCCAATCTCTCAGCAATTATGTCCCATCTACAAAAGATAAATCATCAACTAATATTCAGTCTGACTGCACAAAATTGCAAAGTGCAATGAAGTGAGTCTTCCATACTTAAAATCTATATAATGAGCATGATACAAGTGCAGACACAATTAAGAATTCATGATGGCACAAAATTAAACAGAGACTACTTCCGACATTCAAGAAGAGCTATTATTCACTGCATAACAGAAACTAGTCTTTTGAAATGACACGTTTTTGGTATAATGTATTTTGCATTTTGTTTAGCGTGTTGGTGAAGAGCAGAACCAGATTCACAACTGTCTCCAAGTAACTAATTGGGCTACCTAAGGTTTGAGAAGCTGGCTTATGTGGACAAAGATTCAGAGTTTTAAATATGACCGAGTTTCAATAAGAAACAATAGCCTAGGGTGGCAACATATATATTCAGCCCTTAGAACACTAGCAAATTTTTATGGATGTCATTCACTTTTTGTTTCCCTGGTGCCCAAGGGATTGGTTAGGGTTTGTCCATTACTTGCCATTGGCAGACTTATTTACGTTCAAGAACTTTGGCTCTTAAACAATCAAGAACAAACAATATGTGACAATCAAGCATGAAACTCACCAATTTAAGCTCTACTTGCTTTTACATTGCAAAGGAGCTTTTGTCAGAAGCATTTCAAAAAATGTTTCAAACAATAGGAAATGATCTGAAAATGTACTTACGTGGAGGTCATGTACTCCTCGTGAATGAAGTAGTCCAGAACGTATATCTAAATCAACATTTTAGACCAGACATCCAATTACTAGGCGCCATCCAAATTATAAGAAGAATGAAGGAATGCTTTGGATTATCAGTTTACCGCACAAAATGTCTGGTAGAGGATCATTGATTGGCTCAAGGTGGCGTTCAAAATACTTCTTGCAAGAATTGATAGGTTAATAAGTAGCCAGCCCATCATTCCAGCTCTCACAAAGAAAAATCTACAGGAGGAATTTCAGAATTCTTgtcaatatatataataaccccACCATAAGTGAATAAACAAAACTTATATTAACCAGCAATGATGAGATATCATGTGAAAAGACCCATCTATTGGTGAAATAATAAGAGGATTGCACCATATGACCGAAAATCAATAAACGTAAGCGGCCTTGGGCATCATCTTATGGGAAGTGGTGATTGAACTAATAACACTATTACTGAATGGCGCATGATAAAGTTCAAAACAAGTAACATACTTGAGGTCAATGCCCAAAAAGTGAGGATTCAACTGTATACCAAACCACCTGTTAAGCAACATGAAGACCGACATTTAGACAAGTGGCCAAATCAGACTTCAAGAATTcagcaaacaaaaaaaattaggtcccatttgataaccatttgattttttgtttgaaaagcTTGTTTTGACACTTTTcataatgattttcatttttggtAAAGAAACTTTTCCTTGTTTTGGGGGAAGAAACcgaactttcattgagaaaagaTGAAATAATTACAAGGACATACAAAAAAACATCCCCAACAAGGAGTCTTGGAATAAACTACATAAAACTAAAAGGGCTCTAATCCAATAAAATCAACCAAGATCATAATTATAACGAATGCCCAAAAGGCATTAAATCTAGCCAACTCGAAAACCTTGCAACATGACCTTTCGACTCGTCTTGTCTAAAGATCCTAttattaatctcaaatcaaatACCCCATATGGTAAGAAGCTAGCACCTCCTCCACTGGTGATGAAGCAACCTCTATTCCAAACCCAACAAAGCCCGAAATAGTTTATCCAATGATCCCAAAGAGATTGACCATTggctaaatttgaaatttagctaaattctaaaacaaaatcaagCTTATAAAAACtaccttttcaaattttcaaatttagcttggatttgaaaacatttataaaaagtCAATACCAAACAAAGAAACTCATCGGTGGAagtaagcttaattttcaaaaactcaaAACCCAAAACTAAATGGTCATCCCattgattttttagaaaataataagCAACTTTTCAAATAGATGTTTAAATTAAACCATATTGATTCAGGAGAACATAAGCAAAATCCTGTGGAAGACTCGATGGgagtgaaaataaaatataaatgatcaTCGTTTCTCACAAATTTATCAAGTTACTTACATTCTAATTGTTATGTGCCCATAACTGGCAACCTTTTCTGAAACTCAAAATGTGTTTTACAACAAACCGAAAAACTAGAAAGTTTTGTGATATATGACCATGTAATgctaatgaaaataataacagagaaaaaacacaatatttacgtggaaaccctagaccagggagaaaaaccacgatacagatcttttcttttattattataaaactaATACACTGAATACATGAGAAACAGGGTGAATAAATAGACTTGTAGAGAACCCTAGGGTTAGAGGCAATTACAAAAATACCCCTAGAGtaaaaaccctattttcaacactcccaaaaccctattttcaacactccccctcaagttggtgcATAAATATTGATAAGACCCAATTTGCTGAGACAATAGTCAAAATTTGGTCTAAGCAACCCCTTGGTGAGAACATCTATCACTTGTTGATTAGACAGAATATAAGGAATACAAATGCTCCTGTTATCCAAtctttctttaatgaagtgtcGGTCAATCTCTACATGTTTGGTCCTGTCATGCTAAATTGGGTTGTTCGCAATGTTTATTGCAGCTTTATTATCACAGAACAATCTCATTGGAAGCTCCCTGTCTTGGTAAAAATCAGTCAACACCTTATttaaccagatttcttcacaaattccCAAATTCATTGCCCTGTACTCAGCTTCAGCACTACTCCTCGCCACTACTCCCTGTTTCTTACTTCGCCAAGTGACAAGGTTACCCCAGACAAAGGTATAATATCCAAAAGTTGACTTTCTATCAATAACAAAGTCTGTCCAATCAGAATATGTATAGGCTTCAATCGTTCTTTTCCCAGATTTTTTAAACATTAAGCCCTTATCGGGGGTTCCCTTCAAATATCGAAGGATACGCTCAACTGCATTCATATGTTCCTCATACGGAGCTTGCATAAACTGGCTCACAACGCTTACTGCATATGAAATGTCTGGTCTGGTATGGGATAGGTAGATCGGCTTTCCAACCAATCTCTGGTACCTTTCCTTGCTCACAGGAACCTCGTTGTTTGTAACACCAAGTTTTGCATTATACTTCACAGGTGTGTCAACAGGTTTACAGCCAGTCATGTCTGTCTCTTTGAGTAAATCAAGTGTATAGTTTCTTTGCAATACTGAAATACCTTCTCTTGATCGAGCTACCTCCATTCCCAGGAAGTATCTCAGCTTAccaaggtctttaatttcaaattttttggcCATTCTCATTTTAAGCCTTATAATTTCACTCTCATCATcaccaaacaaaacaatatcatcaacatacactatgAGAACAGCAATCTTCCCGAAAACAGATCGTTTTGTAAATAGTGTATGATCTGAGTGCCCTTGGTTGTAACCTTGTGCTTTAACAAATGTAGTAAACCTATCAAACCAAGCCCTTGGGgattgtttcagtccatataaGGATTTCTTCAGTCTGCAAACCTTGTGCTTGAACTGACTTTCAAATCCAGGAGACGGGCTCATATAGACCTCctcttcaagttcaccattAAGGAACGCATTTTTAACGTCCAATTGATACAGTGGCCAATCTTTGTTAACAGCAATTGACAACAACACACAAATAGTATTGAGTTTAGCTACGGGAGAGAATGTTTCAGAATAATCAACTCCGTAAGTCTGGGTAAAACCTTTAGCaacaagtctagccttataccGATCAATCGTCCCATCTGATTTGTATTTTACAGTGAAaacccatttgcaaccaactGTCTTGTGTCCTTCTGGTAAAGGCACCTGTACCCATATACCATTTTTCTCAAGCGCCCTCATTTCTTTCATAACAGCCGATTTCCATTCAGAGTTCTCCATGGCTTCACGGATATTGCTTGGAATTATTATGGTGTCCAAGCTAGTGGTAAATGCTTTAAACTCGGAAGACAAGTTATTATACGTCAAGTAGTTGTGCATAGAGTACTTTGCACATGAGCGAGTACCTATCCTTAGTGCTATCGGAAGATCGAGAGGGGCATCATGATTTTCCACTTCTCTCGGTTTCTCAGCATGACTGGTCACCTGTAACTCGAGATTTTTAGTAATATCTTCCACTCCTTTGTCAACAACAGGACTTTTCCCTTTATTATTCTCTCTTTCAGTTGTTTCTTCATCTGTCACATATTCGGTATGGCCATTTCGACCTCCTTCATCTTTTTCGTCCCTGCACTTGTCAGTCTCCATACATATATCAACTTCATTAGTTTCAGGAATACACGTACCTAAACCAGATGCCAGTTCTGACTCCTAGACCTGAGCCGACAGATTAACAGGTGGCAATTCTTCCTTTCGacgattcttcctatagtaagtTATCCAAGGAAGCTGGTTGGTAGGGAGAACAGGGCAGGCTCTTTCAGAACTAGTGGAATGGATCAGAGTGGAATCCCCTAAGGGAATAGCATAGGTGGACCAGTTAGGCTCTTCACTTGGactctccccctgaagatgactaacgggAAAGAAAGGTTGGTCTTCAACAAGGGtaatatccatggatatagaatATTTTCTAGAGGATGGATGATAGCATTTATATCCACGTTGATGAAGgggatacccaacaaagacacattttttAGCACGAGGGTGAAATTTTGTGCGATCTAGGCCATGAGAGTGGACAAAAGCGACACAGCCGAAGACACGGAGGGGTACATTGGAAATCAGACGAGTAGTCAGAAAGAACTCTTTGAAAAGGTCTAAGGGATTATAAAAGTCAAGGACACGAGAAGGCATACGGTTGATGAGGTGAGCTGCTGTAAGAATGGCATCTCCCCATATGTAGTACGGGTAAGAGGCCATGACAGAAATACATTAGTAAGACCTGTTAAATCTTGGATGCATATCCACCCATGATTGGCAATTTTTACGGCTCGGCTATCTCATTTATGTTGAGTATAAGCAACGACTCTAATAACAATCACCTTAGACACAAAAAAGTCAATGAACAGAGGTATTAAAGAACTCTCGTCCATTATCACTCCTTAAAATCCCAATTTTGGCATGGAACTGGGTTTCAATCATAGTATAAAATTGTTTAAAGGTAGACGACACCTCTAACTTATCGGCTAGTAAGAATACCCAAGTAAGACGTGTATGGTCGTCTATGAAGGTGACGAACCAACGTTTACCAGTAGAGGTAGTGGTTGGTGATGGTCCCCAGACATCAATATGAATAAAGGAGAAAGGACTAGATGGCTTATATGGTTGAGAACAAACGAAATACGACTTTGCTTGGTACAAATGCATACATCACAAGTTAAAGATGCTATATCAATATTGCGAAACAAAtgtggaaataaatatttcatatactgAAAGTTCGAATGGCCTAAACGATAATGCCATAATATAAAGTCATTTTCAGAAGTAGAAAACTTTAAAGACATAAAACCAGCGGTGTGATCCTCCCTAGAAGAAGTCTCGTCAGAAAGAAAGTAGAGCCCCCTATCATGCcaggcagtgccaatcgtcatccccAACTTCTGATCCTGAAACACAACAGAGTCTGGTGAAAAAATAGCTTTATAATTCAGAtctcttgtaattttattgACCGATAAAAGATTATAAGATATTTGTGGCACATGAAGAGTATCACGTAAAATAAAACCATCAAGAGGAAAAGTATTCCCTTTTCCTGCAACTGGGGCAAAagacccatctgcaattctgGTACGTTCATTCCCCGCACTCGGATAGTAAGTAACAAATAATTCTGAAGAACTAGTGAGATGATTTGTAGCCCCTGAATCTACGATCCAGGGTTTCTTGCCATTAATGCTAACAAGACCAAGAGCTAAGAATGTACCTGATTGAGCAATGACACTTACTCTGACGGCATTCATATTGGTCTTACTATAGACTAATGACTGATGCTGTGAATTTTCAGTAACTGGATCACTTACAAAAGTATGTCCGGAGTTTGATCTGTCATGGGACTATCGTTTCTTACTGTTCAGGGGCCTGCCATGTAGCTTCCAACATTGGTCCTTCGTATGCCACGGCTTCCTACAGTGCTCACAGACAGGTATGGGCTTTTTGTCACTGTCGGAATTGGACGCCTTTGAGACAAAGGCTGATGCATCAACAGAGGCTATCACTGGATTGTTCATAGCCTGTAATCGGTCTTCTTCTAGACAAATCTCGGAACACACCTCTCGGAGAGACGGAATAGGTCGTTGACCCAATAAGCGACTTCGAACACTATCATATTTTGGGTTCAATCAGGCCAAAAACACATAAACCCGATCTGCCTCT contains:
- the LOC120090521 gene encoding delta(14)-sterol reductase isoform X2, giving the protein MNYISPTAISDRGLELLSATFWFSVLATFLLCVAGYSSSSQSSSLKPYVTGNFVHDWWFGIQLNPHFLGIDLKFFFVRAGMMGWLLINLSILARSILNATLSQSMILYQTFCAIYVLDYFIHEEYMTSTWDIIAERLGFMLVFGDLVWIPFTFSIQGWWLLTNKAELTTAATIANCLVFVIGYLVFRGSNKQKHMFKKNNKALIWGKPPKVVGGKLLASGYWGIARHCNYLGDLLLALSFSLPCGISSPIPYFYPMYLLILLIWRERRDDARCAEKYKDIWAEYTKLVPWRILPYVY
- the LOC120090521 gene encoding delta(14)-sterol reductase isoform X1, which translates into the protein MDLGFLLQASIPSWEAVAILFIFFFYLAIAGSVLPGRVIPGVILSDRTRLQYRCNGLLSLLVLIALLGVGVKMNYISPTAISDRGLELLSATFWFSVLATFLLCVAGYSSSSQSSSLKPYVTGNFVHDWWFGIQLNPHFLGIDLKFFFVRAGMMGWLLINLSILARSILNATLSQSMILYQTFCAIYVLDYFIHEEYMTSTWDIIAERLGFMLVFGDLVWIPFTFSIQGWWLLTNKAELTTAATIANCLVFVIGYLVFRGSNKQKHMFKKNNKALIWGKPPKVVGGKLLASGYWGIARHCNYLGDLLLALSFSLPCGISSPIPYFYPMYLLILLIWRERRDDARCAEKYKDIWAEYTKLVPWRILPYVY